From Drosophila nasuta strain 15112-1781.00 chromosome X, ASM2355853v1, whole genome shotgun sequence, one genomic window encodes:
- the LOC132795516 gene encoding serine-rich adhesin for platelets isoform X4 → MSVFNDFQRLWMQRFPQSSLSDAWEQDVRASLERHKIKIAELSKELEQETLYVEYLERLLSDVEKYRESGGDPTTLFEAATNPGAADAANAPSGSSNNVTAATAANGATCSATGSANAGVDKDFKSSLNLREASTASSGGKDKDRLSLSTDNKYTQNTQNDGGGGGSGGGLSSAPPTGKRSMTEHSFEREDKKDSGNEKDANGALQQCITELAASIGTGAHKANEQRTTAPNDNKQEAGVATASGSGSGSGSGGGDADKEQSQSQSKPLRKSTSHFVTVIEVKEAKDKDIDDAAASTTTSTTTTTVNDTSSSSSAANSSSSTSTPPSTFARHYPEQRNKAVEATAPPLSPSLAMSTSVSASEAKKKMPPRPPPKNVRRVEPPTIPSQQQHQLSSSPKRETPYVGSTMPLPPLGANSSGESPGSSLERNIKPSDILRQKSSESLESKYTANRKTTPELSKLANTPELMEELGRKMVGKTDSLEHAKRSDALSTTNGGSLGRTASTPGRALTPLAGRGNNIVGASPTGSLSKTAKLAAVDSSSTSSLEKKSRASLQASDAETARSKESLASQGISEVIKSYESVSSLSSDSAKAANAQQADNEPYYDSVPLDNGDGEYVFIKPGRTGSSSSRDDLSTPGSTLPMAQLSSQASVTDPESPGRTSNYVNIDYFIQSNETRSSSLDSDGEFEGPPILRTISHDEQQTTMTTTSSSSSTSQTPGALRKLSGNARGAKIRSILSSIIHSETIYVECLNKMIQYKRAIHATLGTSQPVIKEEEENTIFFKIDELHEVHTAFLGDLKTIVAHEGGDVLIGEPFKRLADMFDLYSAFLHNYGQAIDTVKKCSANNPQFKKIVSTIVVNLQTEQSLTLEDLLHKPVARVQINALVFNDLLRETPANHPDHQPLKQAQKNIQIFLNQFNVVNQRLPTESNRNLRRMVRNSFIVELVDGHRKLRHLFLFNDVIACAKYKALGRDRIDYELKWFIPLKDVNVYEESDMSADLKESSPANISQVKRNLRSVRDQLILESNGVRTGDKYRRKLADLESQLVLATPNLVLRLGNKANNKTMTFFLSSDFERTQWMDSIMSLKQKCNLPGANTINSLEVTAFIVAMQKGMKTEMGSYLMRNTNDESLLVGDLHMAIQGLQGLEQAADLYICIEVDSYGHYFRKATTKMICRSQCPLWNESFMLELEGSQNVRVLLYEAKERPLLRAKHILKLSRSWLTETTQTRSIKLSETLELSASFRFVPGELCRATTKPGALFGAKMSQVLK, encoded by the exons ATGAGCGTGTTCAATGACTTTCAACGTTTGTGGATGCAACGCTTTCCACAAAGCTCACTCTCCGATGCCTGGGAGCAAGATGTGCGCGCCAGTCTCGAACGACACAAGATCAAAATTGCCGAATTGAGCAAAGAACTCGAACAGGAAACACTGTATGTGGAGTATTTGGAGCGTTTGCTATCGGATGTGGAAAAGTATCGTGAATCTGGCGGTGATCCCACAACACTCTTTGAGGCAGCTACCAATCCAGGCGCAGCAGATGCAGCCAATGCACCCAGTgggagcagcaacaatgttacagctgctactgctgcaAATGGCGCAACTTGCAGCGCAACTGGAAGTGCAAACGCGGGCGTTGACAAAGACTTT AAATCTAGTTTGAATCTACGCGAGGCATCAACTGCGTCATCGGGCGGCAAGGACAAGGACAGGCTGTCCTTGAGCACCgacaacaaatacacacagaaCACACAGAACGATGGAGGCGGAGGTGGCAGCGGTGGTGGATTGAGCTCTGCCCCGCCGACGGGAAAGCGCAGCATGACGGAGCACAGCTTCGAGCGTGAGGATAAAAAAGACAGCGGCAACGAGAAGGACGCAAATGGAGCGCTACAGCAGTGCATCACTGAGCTGGCTGCCTCCATTGGCACCGGTGCCCACAAGGCCAACGAACAAAGGACAACAGCACCGAATGATAACAAGCAGGAGGCAGGAGTTGCAACTGCGAGTGGAAGTGGAAGCGGAAGTGGAAGTGGGGGCGGAGATGCTGACAAGgaacagtcgcagtcgcagtcgaagccGCTGCGCAAGTCGACATCACACTTTGTCACCGTCATCGAGGTCAAGGAGGCCAAAGACAAAGACATCGATGATGCTGCAGcatcgacaacgacatcgacgacgacgacgacggtcAATgacacatcatcatcatcgtcagcaGCGAATTCGTCGTCGTCAACATCGACGCCACCATCGACATTCGCCCGACATTATCCCGAGCAGCGCAACAAGGCTGTAGAGGCGACGGCGCCACCATTGTCTCCATCGTTGGCCATGTCCACATCCGTCTCAGCGTCCGaggccaaaaagaaaatgccaCCCAG ACCACCGCCAAAGAACGTGCGACGCGTCGAGCCGCCCACCATTCCcagccagcaacagcatcagttGTCATCGTCGCCGAAGCGCGAGACTCCGTATGTGGGCAGCACGATGCCACTGCCTCCACTGGGGGCGAACAGTTCGGGCGAGAGTCCGGGCAGTTCGCTGGAGCGCAACATTAAGCCATCGGACATATTGCGGCAAAAGTCATCGGAAAGTCTGGAGTCGAAGTATACGGCCAATCGCAAGACAACGCCCGAGCTGAGCAAGCTGGCCAACACACCCGAGCTAATGGAGGAGCTTGGCCGCAAAATGGTGGGCAAAACCGATAGCTTGGAGCACGCAAAGCGCAGCGATGCGTTGAGCACAACGAATGGCGGCAGCCTGGGACGCACTGCATCCACACCGGGGCGGGCGCTGACGCCACTCGCggggcgtggcaacaacattGTGGGCGCCTCGCCAACGGGCAGTCTCAGCAAGACGGCCAAACTGGCGGCCGTCGACAGCAGCTCAACGAGCAGTCTGGAGAAGAAGTCGCGTGCCTCACTGCAGGCCAGCGATGCGGAGACGGCAAGGAGCAAGGAATCGCTTGCCTCGCAAGGCATATCGGAGGTG ATCAAGAGCTACGAGTCGGTGTCATCGTTGAGCTCGGACAGCGCCAAAGCGGCGAACGCACAGCAGGCGGACAACGAGCCGTATTATGACAGCGTTCCGCTTGATAATGGCGATGGCGAGTATGTGTTTATCAAGCCCGGACGCACTGGCTCCTCCTCCAGTCGCGACGATCTGTCGACGCCGGGCAGCACGCTGCCGATGGCACAGCTGAGCAGTCAGGCGAGCGTGACGGATCCCGAATCTCCCGGCCGTACCTCCAACTATGTCAACATTGACTACTTTAT TCAGAGCAACGAGACGCGCTCAAGCTCGCTGGACAGCGATGGCGAGTTCGAAGGGCCGCCCATCTTGCGGACCATCTCGCATGACGAGCAAcagacgacgatgacgacgacgtcatcatcatcatccacatcACAGACGCCAGGCGCATTACGCAAG CTGTCTGGCAATGCTCGTGGTGCCAAAATACGTTCCATACTGAGCTCCATCATCCACAGCGAAACGATCTACGTGGAATGTCTGAACAAGATGATACAG TACAAGCGAGCGATACACGCGACGCTGGGCACATCGCAGCCTGTGAtcaaggaggaggaggagaataCGATCTTCTTTAAAATCGATGAATTGCACGAGGTGCACACCGCATTCCTCGGCGATCTAAAGACAATTGTCGCCCACGAGGGCGGCGATGTGTTGATCGGAGAACCGTTTAAGCGTTTGGCGGATATGTTTGACTTGTATAGCGCATTTCTGCATAACTATGGCCAGGCCATTGATACGGTGAAGAAGTGCAGCGCGAACAATCCGCAGTTCAAGAAGATTGTCTCAACGATTGTGGTCAATCTGCAGACGGAACAATCGCTGACGCTGGAGGATCTGTTGCACAAACCGGTGGCAAGAGTGCAAATCAATGCGCTGGTCTTCAACGATCTGCTGCGCGAGACACCGGCCAATCATCCCGATCATCAGCCGCTGAAGCAGGCACAAAAGAACATACAGATCTTTCTCAATCAATTCAATGTGGTTAATCAACGTCTGCCAACGGAATCGAATCGCAATCTGCGTCGCATGGTCCGCAACTCGTTCATTGTCGAGCTCGTCGATGGCCATCGCAAACTGCGGCATTTGTTCCTCTTCAACGATGTGATTGCATGCGCCAAGTATAAGGCACTGGGGCGTGATCGCATCGATTATGAGCTCAAATGGTTTATACCGCTCAAGGATGTCAATGTCTACGAGGAGTCGGACATGAGTGCCGACCTCAAGGAATCTAGTCCCGCGAACATTTCGCAAGTGAAGCGCAATCTGCGCTCGGTGCGCGATCAACTAATACTCGAGTCGAATGGCGTGCGCACCGGCGATAAGTATCGACGCAAGCTGGCGGATCTGGAGTCACAGCTAGTGCTGGCCACGCCCAATTTGGTGCTGCGACTGGGCAACAAGGCGAACAACAAGACCATGACCTTCTTCCTCAGCTCGGACTTTGAGCGCACGCAGTGGATGGACTCGATAATGTCGCTCAAG CAAAAGTGCAATCTGCCTGGCGCCAACACGATCAACTCGCTGGAGGTGACCGCTTTCATTGTGGCCATGCAGAAGGGCATGAAGACTGAAATGGGCTCGTATCTGATGCGCAATACAAACGACGAGAGCCTGCTCGTTGGCGATCTGCACATGGCCATTCAGGGACTGCAGGGATTGGAGCAAGCGGCTGACTTGTACATCTGCATTGAGGTCGACTCGTATGGCCATTATTTCCGCAAGGCCACCACCAAGATGATCTGCCGCAGCCAGTGTCCGCTGTGGAACGAGAGTTTTATGCTCGAGCTCGAGGGCAGTCAGAATGTGCGTGTCTTGCTCTACGAGGCGAAGGAGCGACCGCTGCTGCGCGCCAAGCACATACTCAAG CTGAGTCGCAGCTGGTTGACGGAGACGACACAGACGCGCAGCATCAAGCTGAGCGAGACGCTCGAGCTGAGCGCCAGCTTCCGCTTTGTGCCCGGCGAACTTTGTCGCGCCACCACAAAGCCTGGTGCGCTCTTTGGTGCCAAAATGAGTCAAGTATTAAAGTAA
- the LOC132795516 gene encoding active breakpoint cluster region-related protein isoform X1, translated as MSVFNDFQRLWMQRFPQSSLSDAWEQDVRASLERHKIKIAELSKELEQETLYVEYLERLLSDVEKYRESGGDPTTLFEAATNPGAADAANAPSGSSNNVTAATAANGATCSATGSANAGVDKDFKSSLNLREASTASSGGKDKDRLSLSTDNKYTQNTQNDGGGGGSGGGLSSAPPTGKRSMTEHSFEREDKKDSGNEKDANGALQQCITELAASIGTGAHKANEQRTTAPNDNKQEAGVATASGSGSGSGSGGGDADKEQSQSQSKPLRKSTSHFVTVIEVKEAKDKDIDDAAASTTTSTTTTTVNDTSSSSSAANSSSSTSTPPSTFARHYPEQRNKAVEATAPPLSPSLAMSTSVSASEAKKKMPPRPPPKNVRRVEPPTIPSQQQHQLSSSPKRETPYVGSTMPLPPLGANSSGESPGSSLERNIKPSDILRQKSSESLESKYTANRKTTPELSKLANTPELMEELGRKMVGKTDSLEHAKRSDALSTTNGGSLGRTASTPGRALTPLAGRGNNIVGASPTGSLSKTAKLAAVDSSSTSSLEKKSRASLQASDAETARSKESLASQGISEVIKSYESVSSLSSDSAKAANAQQADNEPYYDSVPLDNGDGEYVFIKPGRTGSSSSRDDLSTPGSTLPMAQLSSQASVTDPESPGRTSNYVNIDYFIQSNETRSSSLDSDGEFEGPPILRTISHDEQQTTMTTTSSSSSTSQTPGALRKNLVSAILLSGNARGAKIRSILSSIIHSETIYVECLNKMIQYKRAIHATLGTSQPVIKEEEENTIFFKIDELHEVHTAFLGDLKTIVAHEGGDVLIGEPFKRLADMFDLYSAFLHNYGQAIDTVKKCSANNPQFKKIVSTIVVNLQTEQSLTLEDLLHKPVARVQINALVFNDLLRETPANHPDHQPLKQAQKNIQIFLNQFNVVNQRLPTESNRNLRRMVRNSFIVELVDGHRKLRHLFLFNDVIACAKYKALGRDRIDYELKWFIPLKDVNVYEESDMSADLKESSPANISQVKRNLRSVRDQLILESNGVRTGDKYRRKLADLESQLVLATPNLVLRLGNKANNKTMTFFLSSDFERTQWMDSIMSLKQKCNLPGANTINSLEVTAFIVAMQKGMKTEMGSYLMRNTNDESLLVGDLHMAIQGLQGLEQAADLYICIEVDSYGHYFRKATTKMICRSQCPLWNESFMLELEGSQNVRVLLYEAKERPLLRAKHILKLSRSWLTETTQTRSIKLSETLELSASFRFVPGELCRATTKPGALFGAKMSQVLKREKRDIPFIISACIREVERRGMLEVGCYRVSGSASDLAKLKKAFESDAYEAEQLLREVDIHSVTGILKTFLRELPEALFSDQLYPRFFETFSAFSNNNEATRINELLKVYEELPQANKSSINLILDHLIRVHEKEADNKMSLHNLAMVFGPTLLRPGQTQVKQKDPLAASTVDAMAQAGILYCFLQARIRKD; from the exons ATGAGCGTGTTCAATGACTTTCAACGTTTGTGGATGCAACGCTTTCCACAAAGCTCACTCTCCGATGCCTGGGAGCAAGATGTGCGCGCCAGTCTCGAACGACACAAGATCAAAATTGCCGAATTGAGCAAAGAACTCGAACAGGAAACACTGTATGTGGAGTATTTGGAGCGTTTGCTATCGGATGTGGAAAAGTATCGTGAATCTGGCGGTGATCCCACAACACTCTTTGAGGCAGCTACCAATCCAGGCGCAGCAGATGCAGCCAATGCACCCAGTgggagcagcaacaatgttacagctgctactgctgcaAATGGCGCAACTTGCAGCGCAACTGGAAGTGCAAACGCGGGCGTTGACAAAGACTTT AAATCTAGTTTGAATCTACGCGAGGCATCAACTGCGTCATCGGGCGGCAAGGACAAGGACAGGCTGTCCTTGAGCACCgacaacaaatacacacagaaCACACAGAACGATGGAGGCGGAGGTGGCAGCGGTGGTGGATTGAGCTCTGCCCCGCCGACGGGAAAGCGCAGCATGACGGAGCACAGCTTCGAGCGTGAGGATAAAAAAGACAGCGGCAACGAGAAGGACGCAAATGGAGCGCTACAGCAGTGCATCACTGAGCTGGCTGCCTCCATTGGCACCGGTGCCCACAAGGCCAACGAACAAAGGACAACAGCACCGAATGATAACAAGCAGGAGGCAGGAGTTGCAACTGCGAGTGGAAGTGGAAGCGGAAGTGGAAGTGGGGGCGGAGATGCTGACAAGgaacagtcgcagtcgcagtcgaagccGCTGCGCAAGTCGACATCACACTTTGTCACCGTCATCGAGGTCAAGGAGGCCAAAGACAAAGACATCGATGATGCTGCAGcatcgacaacgacatcgacgacgacgacgacggtcAATgacacatcatcatcatcgtcagcaGCGAATTCGTCGTCGTCAACATCGACGCCACCATCGACATTCGCCCGACATTATCCCGAGCAGCGCAACAAGGCTGTAGAGGCGACGGCGCCACCATTGTCTCCATCGTTGGCCATGTCCACATCCGTCTCAGCGTCCGaggccaaaaagaaaatgccaCCCAG ACCACCGCCAAAGAACGTGCGACGCGTCGAGCCGCCCACCATTCCcagccagcaacagcatcagttGTCATCGTCGCCGAAGCGCGAGACTCCGTATGTGGGCAGCACGATGCCACTGCCTCCACTGGGGGCGAACAGTTCGGGCGAGAGTCCGGGCAGTTCGCTGGAGCGCAACATTAAGCCATCGGACATATTGCGGCAAAAGTCATCGGAAAGTCTGGAGTCGAAGTATACGGCCAATCGCAAGACAACGCCCGAGCTGAGCAAGCTGGCCAACACACCCGAGCTAATGGAGGAGCTTGGCCGCAAAATGGTGGGCAAAACCGATAGCTTGGAGCACGCAAAGCGCAGCGATGCGTTGAGCACAACGAATGGCGGCAGCCTGGGACGCACTGCATCCACACCGGGGCGGGCGCTGACGCCACTCGCggggcgtggcaacaacattGTGGGCGCCTCGCCAACGGGCAGTCTCAGCAAGACGGCCAAACTGGCGGCCGTCGACAGCAGCTCAACGAGCAGTCTGGAGAAGAAGTCGCGTGCCTCACTGCAGGCCAGCGATGCGGAGACGGCAAGGAGCAAGGAATCGCTTGCCTCGCAAGGCATATCGGAGGTG ATCAAGAGCTACGAGTCGGTGTCATCGTTGAGCTCGGACAGCGCCAAAGCGGCGAACGCACAGCAGGCGGACAACGAGCCGTATTATGACAGCGTTCCGCTTGATAATGGCGATGGCGAGTATGTGTTTATCAAGCCCGGACGCACTGGCTCCTCCTCCAGTCGCGACGATCTGTCGACGCCGGGCAGCACGCTGCCGATGGCACAGCTGAGCAGTCAGGCGAGCGTGACGGATCCCGAATCTCCCGGCCGTACCTCCAACTATGTCAACATTGACTACTTTAT TCAGAGCAACGAGACGCGCTCAAGCTCGCTGGACAGCGATGGCGAGTTCGAAGGGCCGCCCATCTTGCGGACCATCTCGCATGACGAGCAAcagacgacgatgacgacgacgtcatcatcatcatccacatcACAGACGCCAGGCGCATTACGCAAG AACTTAGTGTCAGCGATACTT CTGTCTGGCAATGCTCGTGGTGCCAAAATACGTTCCATACTGAGCTCCATCATCCACAGCGAAACGATCTACGTGGAATGTCTGAACAAGATGATACAG TACAAGCGAGCGATACACGCGACGCTGGGCACATCGCAGCCTGTGAtcaaggaggaggaggagaataCGATCTTCTTTAAAATCGATGAATTGCACGAGGTGCACACCGCATTCCTCGGCGATCTAAAGACAATTGTCGCCCACGAGGGCGGCGATGTGTTGATCGGAGAACCGTTTAAGCGTTTGGCGGATATGTTTGACTTGTATAGCGCATTTCTGCATAACTATGGCCAGGCCATTGATACGGTGAAGAAGTGCAGCGCGAACAATCCGCAGTTCAAGAAGATTGTCTCAACGATTGTGGTCAATCTGCAGACGGAACAATCGCTGACGCTGGAGGATCTGTTGCACAAACCGGTGGCAAGAGTGCAAATCAATGCGCTGGTCTTCAACGATCTGCTGCGCGAGACACCGGCCAATCATCCCGATCATCAGCCGCTGAAGCAGGCACAAAAGAACATACAGATCTTTCTCAATCAATTCAATGTGGTTAATCAACGTCTGCCAACGGAATCGAATCGCAATCTGCGTCGCATGGTCCGCAACTCGTTCATTGTCGAGCTCGTCGATGGCCATCGCAAACTGCGGCATTTGTTCCTCTTCAACGATGTGATTGCATGCGCCAAGTATAAGGCACTGGGGCGTGATCGCATCGATTATGAGCTCAAATGGTTTATACCGCTCAAGGATGTCAATGTCTACGAGGAGTCGGACATGAGTGCCGACCTCAAGGAATCTAGTCCCGCGAACATTTCGCAAGTGAAGCGCAATCTGCGCTCGGTGCGCGATCAACTAATACTCGAGTCGAATGGCGTGCGCACCGGCGATAAGTATCGACGCAAGCTGGCGGATCTGGAGTCACAGCTAGTGCTGGCCACGCCCAATTTGGTGCTGCGACTGGGCAACAAGGCGAACAACAAGACCATGACCTTCTTCCTCAGCTCGGACTTTGAGCGCACGCAGTGGATGGACTCGATAATGTCGCTCAAG CAAAAGTGCAATCTGCCTGGCGCCAACACGATCAACTCGCTGGAGGTGACCGCTTTCATTGTGGCCATGCAGAAGGGCATGAAGACTGAAATGGGCTCGTATCTGATGCGCAATACAAACGACGAGAGCCTGCTCGTTGGCGATCTGCACATGGCCATTCAGGGACTGCAGGGATTGGAGCAAGCGGCTGACTTGTACATCTGCATTGAGGTCGACTCGTATGGCCATTATTTCCGCAAGGCCACCACCAAGATGATCTGCCGCAGCCAGTGTCCGCTGTGGAACGAGAGTTTTATGCTCGAGCTCGAGGGCAGTCAGAATGTGCGTGTCTTGCTCTACGAGGCGAAGGAGCGACCGCTGCTGCGCGCCAAGCACATACTCAAG CTGAGTCGCAGCTGGTTGACGGAGACGACACAGACGCGCAGCATCAAGCTGAGCGAGACGCTCGAGCTGAGCGCCAGCTTCCGCTTTGTGCCCGGCGAACTTTGTCGCGCCACCACAAAGCCTGGTGCGCTCTTTGGTGCCAAAATGAGTCAAGTATTAAA GCGCGAAAAACGCGACATTCCGTTCATCATCAGTGCCTGCATACGGGAAGTAGAACGACGTGGCATGCTCGAGGTGGGCTGCTATCGCGTCAGCGGCTCTGCCTCCGATCTGGCCAAGCTCAAGAAGGCCTTCGAGTCGG ATGCCTATGAGGcggagcagctgctgcgcGAAGTCGATATACATTCGGTGACGGGCATACTGAAGACATTCTTGCGCGAACTGCCCGAGGCACTCTTTTCGGATCAGTTATATCCGCGCTTCTTCGAAACATTCAGTGcattcagcaacaacaacgaagccACACGCATCAACGAGCTGCTCAAGGTGTACGAGGAGCTGCCGCAAGCCAACAAATCCTCCATCAATCTGATACTCGATCATCTAATCAG GGTGCACGAAAAGGAGGCGGACAACAAGATGTCGCTGCACAATCTGGCAATGGTCTTTGGTCCCACATTGCTGAGACCAGGACAGACGCAGGTGAAGCAAAAGGATCCGCTAGCAGCGAGCACCGTGGATGCCATGGCACAGGCGGGCATACTCTACTGCTTCCTGCAGGCGCGCATCAGAAAGGATTAA